In a single window of the Azospirillum sp. B510 genome:
- a CDS encoding SDR family NAD(P)-dependent oxidoreductase yields MVHDALAVFGLSGKTAIVTGAASGIGRATATLFTEVGARVLFVDLDGEGARQAAEEVGADWAACDIADEAAIRSLYDLAAERLGHVDILANVAAYRRKADTMTMPASEWDIMHAVTARGTFLMMRSAIDAMRRQGTGGSIVNVSSVSAKHPTIFSNTHYDAAKAGVDAMTRAAAIEFASDGIRVNSVQPGGTASGGAKAMTVEQLPTGPMTQPGRIPLRRISEPVEQARAILFLASPAASYITGHHLTVDGGYHVS; encoded by the coding sequence ATGGTGCACGATGCACTTGCAGTGTTCGGACTCAGCGGCAAAACGGCGATCGTTACAGGAGCCGCGTCCGGCATCGGTCGAGCCACCGCCACCTTGTTCACCGAAGTCGGGGCGCGGGTTCTGTTCGTCGATCTGGACGGCGAAGGAGCGCGTCAGGCGGCCGAGGAGGTCGGCGCCGATTGGGCGGCCTGCGACATCGCTGACGAAGCGGCCATCCGCAGCCTTTACGATCTTGCGGCCGAACGGCTCGGCCACGTCGATATCCTTGCCAACGTCGCCGCCTATCGGCGCAAGGCCGACACCATGACTATGCCGGCATCGGAATGGGACATCATGCATGCGGTCACCGCGCGGGGCACCTTTCTGATGATGCGCTCGGCGATCGACGCGATGCGCCGGCAGGGGACGGGAGGCTCGATCGTCAACGTGTCCTCGGTCAGCGCCAAGCACCCGACCATCTTCAGCAACACCCATTACGATGCGGCCAAGGCCGGGGTGGATGCGATGACCCGCGCTGCGGCCATCGAATTCGCCAGCGACGGCATCCGGGTCAATTCAGTGCAGCCGGGCGGCACCGCCAGCGGCGGGGCCAAGGCGATGACGGTGGAGCAGTTGCCGACGGGGCCAATGACCCAGCCGGGCAGGATTCCGCTCCGCCGCATTTCCGAGCCGGTGGAACAGGCCCGTGCCATTCTGTTCCTGGCCAGTCCGGCGGCCAGCTACATCACAGGGCATCATCTGACGGTCGATGGCGGCTACCACGTATCGTGA
- a CDS encoding aldehyde dehydrogenase family protein — protein sequence MIAEAALGLLPDPSLLIGDRRLAEASGGRYEHIYAATGRPTGTIPLAGEAEIDLAVAAARAAAPGWASLPGDQRRNLLLRFASLLEQEADTLARLSVIDNSIAIGIAKYGPYVAADSFRYNAGWADKIGGEVISTWPAAALDYTHDEPYGVVAVIVPWNGPVYAMGMVLGPVLAAGNTVVVKPPELAPYAVLRLGELFLQAGFPPGVVNIVPGGPAAGAALTAHPDVDKIHFTGSGHTAQHILANAAKRMTPVQLELGGKSASLVFDDADLDAFSGQALAGIVNNSGQGCINPTRLLVQSGIYDAVIERLRGIADVLTVGDPTDEATVMGPVVDQRAVTRIMGMVGRAGACGARLLTGGHRLGGALADGYFIAPTVFADVPPDAELAQTEVFGPVLAVTRFDTEEQGVAIANGTVFGLAGYCWTQDLKRAHRVARSLTVGNVWINGFTGIPASVPFGGNRQSGYGRLGGIHGIREFLRPKNVWIAL from the coding sequence ATGATCGCCGAAGCCGCACTCGGCCTGTTGCCTGATCCCAGCCTGCTGATCGGCGACCGCAGACTTGCCGAAGCGAGCGGCGGCCGGTATGAGCATATTTATGCTGCGACCGGCCGGCCGACCGGCACGATTCCTCTGGCCGGCGAAGCCGAGATCGATCTGGCCGTGGCCGCCGCCCGTGCTGCGGCGCCCGGTTGGGCGTCTCTCCCTGGCGACCAGCGCCGCAACTTGCTTCTGCGGTTCGCCAGCTTGCTGGAGCAGGAAGCCGACACGCTGGCCCGACTGTCGGTGATCGACAATTCGATCGCCATCGGCATCGCGAAATACGGCCCCTACGTCGCGGCGGATTCGTTCCGTTACAATGCCGGCTGGGCCGACAAGATCGGCGGCGAGGTCATCTCGACATGGCCGGCGGCGGCGCTCGACTACACCCATGACGAGCCCTATGGCGTCGTCGCGGTGATAGTGCCGTGGAATGGTCCGGTCTATGCAATGGGAATGGTTCTGGGGCCGGTGCTGGCGGCGGGCAATACGGTGGTGGTCAAGCCGCCCGAACTGGCCCCCTACGCGGTGCTTCGGTTGGGCGAGTTGTTCCTTCAGGCGGGGTTCCCGCCCGGCGTGGTCAACATCGTGCCCGGCGGGCCGGCGGCTGGCGCGGCGCTGACTGCCCACCCCGACGTCGACAAGATCCACTTCACTGGCAGCGGCCACACCGCCCAGCACATCCTGGCGAACGCGGCGAAGCGGATGACGCCGGTGCAACTCGAACTCGGTGGCAAATCGGCCTCCCTGGTGTTCGACGATGCCGATCTCGATGCGTTTTCCGGGCAGGCGCTGGCCGGCATCGTCAACAATTCCGGCCAGGGCTGCATCAACCCGACACGGCTGCTCGTGCAGTCCGGCATCTATGATGCGGTGATCGAACGGCTGCGTGGAATTGCCGACGTCCTGACCGTCGGCGATCCGACCGATGAGGCCACGGTGATGGGGCCGGTGGTGGACCAGAGGGCGGTCACCCGGATCATGGGCATGGTCGGTCGTGCGGGGGCCTGCGGCGCGCGGTTGCTGACCGGCGGGCACCGTCTGGGTGGAGCGCTGGCCGACGGTTATTTCATCGCGCCAACCGTGTTCGCCGATGTGCCGCCCGATGCCGAATTGGCACAGACCGAAGTGTTCGGCCCGGTGCTGGCGGTCACCCGTTTCGACACCGAGGAGCAGGGGGTCGCCATCGCCAATGGAACGGTGTTCGGTCTGGCTGGCTATTGCTGGACTCAGGATCTGAAACGTGCCCACCGCGTCGCCCGGTCGCTGACGGTCGGAAACGTCTGGATCAACGGGTTCACTGGCATTCCGGCCTCGGTCCCGTTTGGCGGTAACCGGCAGAGCGGCTATGGCCGTCTCGGAGGGATTCATGGCATTCGTGAGTTCCTGCGGCCGAAAAATGTGTGGATTGCCCTGTGA
- a CDS encoding alpha/beta hydrolase, whose product MDRSRASLRVEGREVPLCLFRPAGEGPLPGLLYFHGGGFTSGSVEEVEITAATLAESIPALVVAVGYALAPAHPFPAAIEDAHAAATWLAERAGPLGVAGHDAGGHVAVSLTLLARDRGGPEIAAQALLGPMLDPSLTRLAHGEEDGEGSATDCARCYRAYLPEAALRLHPYAAPLESRRLGRLPPVLIATAQNDALRPEAESYAARLIDAGVPTEVTRFKGVSHAGLAHHPPALAAAADFFRRRLTGARPDTSSQR is encoded by the coding sequence ATGGATCGTTCACGCGCGTCGCTGAGGGTGGAGGGCCGCGAGGTTCCGCTGTGCCTGTTCAGGCCGGCAGGGGAAGGGCCGCTGCCCGGCCTGCTGTATTTCCATGGCGGCGGCTTCACCTCCGGCTCCGTCGAGGAGGTGGAGATCACGGCCGCGACGCTGGCGGAGAGCATTCCGGCGCTGGTGGTGGCGGTCGGCTATGCGCTGGCCCCCGCCCATCCCTTTCCCGCCGCCATCGAGGATGCCCATGCCGCCGCCACTTGGCTGGCGGAGCGGGCCGGGCCGCTTGGCGTCGCCGGCCATGATGCCGGCGGGCATGTCGCGGTGTCGCTCACCCTGCTCGCCCGCGACCGCGGCGGGCCGGAGATCGCGGCGCAGGCGCTGCTCGGGCCGATGCTCGATCCCAGCTTGACGCGGCTCGCCCATGGCGAAGAGGACGGCGAGGGCAGCGCCACGGACTGCGCCCGCTGTTACCGCGCCTATCTGCCGGAGGCGGCGCTGCGGCTGCATCCCTATGCGGCACCGCTGGAATCGCGCCGGCTCGGCCGGCTGCCGCCGGTCCTGATCGCCACGGCGCAGAACGACGCGCTGCGGCCGGAGGCGGAAAGCTACGCCGCCCGGCTGATCGACGCCGGGGTGCCGACCGAGGTCACCCGCTTCAAGGGGGTCAGCCATGCCGGCCTCGCCCACCACCCGCCGGCGCTCGCCGCCGCCGCCGATTTCTTCCGGCGCCGCCTGACCGGCGCCCGTCCCGACACTTCGAGCCAAAGGTAA
- a CDS encoding IS256 family transposase — MTEDSMALADLLQKAGDGDFLRAVAETVLQMLMEADVEGQIGAGRHERSAERQTYRNGYRDRALDTRLGTLNLRIPKLRQGSYFPPFLEARKTSEKALVAVIQEAWIGGVSTRRVDELAQAMGLSGISKSTVSKLCRDIGERVNAFLDRPLEGDWPYLWLDATYLKQREGGRIVSVAAIIAVAANTEGKREIVGLHIGPSEAEVFWSDFLKKLKARGLKGVKLVISDAHEGLKAAIARVMGATWQRCRVHWMRNALAYVPKAQNSMAAAALRQAFLQPDAEAAHQAFRHIAEQMRDRWPKLASFMDSSEHDVLAYMGFPAQHRTKLHSTNTLERLNKEVKRCADVVGIFPSEASIIRLIGAVLLEQNDEWQTQNRYMQVEAMAELTPASESQPAITFPPKAA, encoded by the coding sequence ATGACCGAGGACAGTATGGCACTGGCAGACCTGCTCCAGAAGGCCGGCGACGGCGATTTTCTGCGCGCCGTCGCCGAGACGGTGCTGCAGATGCTGATGGAAGCCGACGTCGAAGGCCAGATCGGCGCCGGGCGTCACGAACGGAGCGCCGAGCGGCAGACCTACCGCAACGGCTACCGCGACCGGGCGCTGGATACGCGCCTGGGCACGCTGAACCTGCGCATCCCCAAGCTGCGTCAGGGCAGTTACTTCCCCCCCTTTCTCGAAGCCCGCAAGACCAGCGAGAAAGCCCTGGTGGCGGTGATCCAGGAAGCCTGGATCGGCGGTGTCTCGACCCGCCGCGTTGACGAGTTGGCCCAGGCGATGGGGCTGTCGGGGATCTCGAAGTCGACGGTCTCCAAGCTGTGCCGAGACATCGGCGAGCGGGTCAACGCCTTCCTCGACCGTCCGCTGGAGGGCGACTGGCCTTACCTGTGGCTGGACGCCACCTACCTCAAGCAGCGCGAGGGGGGACGCATCGTCTCCGTCGCCGCCATAATCGCCGTGGCCGCCAACACCGAGGGCAAGCGCGAGATCGTCGGCCTGCACATCGGCCCGTCGGAAGCCGAGGTGTTCTGGAGCGATTTTCTCAAGAAACTCAAGGCCCGCGGCCTGAAGGGCGTGAAGCTGGTGATTTCCGATGCCCATGAAGGGCTGAAGGCCGCCATCGCCCGTGTCATGGGCGCCACTTGGCAGCGCTGCCGAGTCCACTGGATGCGCAACGCGCTCGCCTATGTGCCCAAGGCCCAGAACTCCATGGCCGCCGCCGCTCTGCGCCAGGCCTTTCTCCAGCCCGACGCCGAAGCCGCTCACCAAGCCTTCCGACATATCGCCGAGCAGATGCGCGACCGATGGCCCAAGCTGGCCTCCTTCATGGACAGCAGCGAGCATGACGTGCTCGCCTACATGGGCTTTCCCGCCCAGCATCGCACCAAGCTGCACAGCACCAACACCTTGGAACGCCTGAACAAGGAGGTCAAACGCTGCGCCGACGTCGTCGGCATCTTCCCAAGTGAGGCATCCATCATCCGACTGATCGGCGCGGTGCTCCTCGAACAGAATGACGAATGGCAGACCCAGAACCGCTACATGCAGGTCGAGGCCATGGCCGAGCTGACGCCGGCCAGTGAAAGCCAACCGGCCATCACCTTTCCACCAAAGGCCGCCTGA
- a CDS encoding IS1380-like element ISAzs3 family transposase: MVDHTLPLPGLSPVAGKPVIGRFDGGRLSSDGGLLVLREVAKRLRIADRLAACIEDPRDPTRTVHSLADIIGFRLLAIAAGYEDGNDAGSLRSDLLFKMALERLPSERDLCSQATISRLENLPDTRALLRMGRALVDLYCASFRQVPKRIVLDVDDTFDAVHGGQQLRLFNAHYDEYGFQPIVVFDGNGRFVTAVLRPAKRPKGTEIRTFLRRLLRAIRANWPKTEILLRADGHYACPEVLDWCEAEGLDYVLGLPTSSTLRRHVTTLEASTAARFQAMPGADKVRRFKEFYDGASTWSRVRRIVARVEAGDQGTDSRFIVTNLRHGTGRWLYAGLYCARGQAENHIKAWKSHLAADRTSCTKATANQFRLFLHAGAYWLLWSLRSLMPKRSRWRTVQFDTLRLRLVKIAARIVEMKAQIKVHLPTSAPDQAIIHLALGRMPRLIC, translated from the coding sequence ATGGTTGATCATACCCTGCCGCTGCCCGGCCTGTCACCCGTTGCTGGAAAGCCGGTGATCGGGCGCTTTGATGGCGGCCGCCTGTCCTCCGATGGCGGGCTGCTGGTGCTGCGGGAGGTGGCGAAGCGGCTGCGGATTGCCGATCGGCTGGCCGCCTGTATTGAGGACCCGCGCGATCCAACGCGCACCGTGCATTCGCTGGCCGACATCATCGGCTTTCGCCTGCTGGCCATCGCGGCGGGCTACGAGGACGGCAACGACGCCGGCAGTCTACGCTCCGACCTGCTGTTCAAGATGGCCCTGGAACGCCTGCCGTCCGAGCGTGACCTTTGCTCGCAAGCCACCATCTCACGCCTGGAGAACCTGCCGGATACCCGCGCCCTGCTGCGCATGGGCCGGGCTCTGGTCGATCTCTACTGCGCCTCGTTCCGCCAGGTGCCCAAGCGCATCGTGCTGGATGTGGACGACACCTTCGACGCGGTGCATGGCGGCCAGCAGTTGCGCCTGTTCAACGCCCATTACGACGAGTACGGCTTCCAGCCCATCGTTGTCTTCGACGGCAACGGCCGCTTTGTCACCGCTGTGCTGCGCCCAGCCAAGCGGCCCAAGGGGACGGAGATCCGGACCTTCCTGCGTCGCCTGCTCCGCGCCATTCGGGCAAACTGGCCCAAGACCGAGATCCTGCTGCGCGCCGACGGCCATTACGCCTGCCCGGAGGTGCTGGACTGGTGCGAGGCGGAGGGGCTCGACTACGTGCTCGGTCTGCCGACCAGCAGCACACTGCGCCGTCACGTCACCACGCTGGAGGCCAGCACCGCGGCGCGCTTCCAGGCCATGCCCGGAGCCGACAAGGTGCGCCGCTTCAAGGAATTCTATGACGGGGCCAGCACCTGGAGCCGGGTCCGCCGCATCGTCGCGCGCGTCGAGGCAGGAGACCAGGGCACCGACAGCCGCTTCATCGTCACCAACCTACGCCACGGCACGGGTCGCTGGCTGTATGCCGGCCTGTATTGCGCGAGGGGACAGGCGGAAAATCATATAAAAGCCTGGAAATCCCACCTTGCCGCAGACCGGACCTCCTGCACCAAGGCGACGGCCAACCAGTTCCGCCTGTTCCTGCACGCCGGGGCGTACTGGCTGCTGTGGAGCCTGCGCTCGCTGATGCCGAAACGCTCCCGCTGGCGCACGGTGCAGTTCGACACCTTGCGATTGCGCCTGGTGAAGATCGCCGCGCGCATCGTGGAGATGAAGGCGCAGATCAAGGTTCACCTGCCGACCAGCGCGCCCGATCAGGCGATCATCCACCTCGCCCTCGGCCGCATGCCCCGGCTCATCTGCTGA